Genomic DNA from Limibacillus sp.:
AGCAGCCACAGGCCGACGCCGCGGTCGCCGCGGCTCTCGAAGGCGTGGGGAGTGTAGTAGCTGTAGGAGGTCATGGCGCCTTGCTGCGTCCGGCTCCGTTGCCAGGGAGGTTTCTCAACAACCGGGTAGGTACGCCGAAAGCGCCGCGTCCGCAAGGGTGCGCGGCGGAATGCCGCCCGCTGGCCCGCGCCGGGGAGGCGGCGCTGCTATTGCAGGGTCAAAAGCGCGTCGGCGAAGCGCGCCTCGCCGGGGCCGATGATCGGCACGTTGGCCACCGTGACGGAATGCAGCGGGCCGTCCAGGTTGGCTTCCCAGAAGTCCAGGAAGTGCTTCAGGCGCGGAAACTTCGGGGCGAGATCGTAGTCCTGCCAGATGTAGCTCTGTAGAAGGCTGGGATGATCGGGAAGCTGATAGAGAATTTCCGCGGTCGTCAGGCGGTAGTCCTTCATCTGCAACTCGAGATCGGTCATGCCTTTCTGTGCTCCTGCTCTGCTAAAGCCACAGAGGCATGGTCACCCCCTCGGCCGGTGATTCGCAATAAAAAAGCAACATAATCAGTATGTTAGCAGCCTATCTCCTAGAGTGCTGCTACCTGCATTCT
This window encodes:
- a CDS encoding usg protein, encoding MTDLELQMKDYRLTTAEILYQLPDHPSLLQSYIWQDYDLAPKFPRLKHFLDFWEANLDGPLHSVTVANVPIIGPGEARFADALLTLQ